AGACATCCAACGTCGGAGTAGATGGAGTTAGCGTAATGTATATCAGCGGGAGAGATTGTTAGTCCTTCCAGTCCAGTAGCGGTGTCAGTTCATTAGGTTCGCACGCCATACTGAAAAACACATGATGGAGCAGTTCCTCAGTTGAAGCTCTGTATCTGACGTCCACACAAAGACAAACACTCAAAAACCTTTTTATCTCCAATGAGAGTGTTTCCGGATACTTCAGTTTCGGTGTACCATTGGTCGCAATCAAATACAGGGCCTTCAATGGATCTTCGTTCAGGTAAGGAGGCTCGCTTTCCAGCATCTCGATCGCCATTATACCTAAAGACCAAACATCAACCTTCTCATCATATTCTCTCTGTTTTACGACCTCCGGTGCCATCCAGTAAGGTGTACCAACCATTGTAGCACGTTTATTCCTTTGGTCCGTTAGCTTTGCGCAAAACCCAAAATCAGTGATTTTAACGCGGGCATGTGTATCGAGAAGAACATTATCAGATTTGATATCTCTATGAATAATATGCTTATCGTGCAAAAATTTCAACCCTTGACAGGTCTCTCTAACAATGTATGCAATCTGTGGTTCAGTTAGTGGGGAATGAGTACTGCCGTTTGTCGGGCTATTTTCGATAATATCTGTCAAGGACCCGCCTTCCATATACTCCATAACCACCCATAGATCATCTTCAGTCTTCAAATACGATTCGATGAAGTTGACTATATTCTTGTGTTTTGAATCCTTCATTACATGAATCTCATTAACGATCAGTTCCTTACGTGGCTGTTTAGATAGTATCATCTGCTTGATAGCCACTTTATCGCCAACCTTCATATTCTCACCATCGGATTCAGCTTGGCGTGATTCTAATGGAGGTAGTACCAGTCTTTCAGCTAAGTAGACCGACCCACTAGCACCTTGGCCTGCCTTTTCGATCATTTGGAATAGTGGCGAAGGGTCCGTGTTGATAGAAACGCTCCTCAACCTAGATATAACCTCGGCATTCGACATTGTTGGCTTTGAAgtctttttctgttttgtaaCACCAACATCCTTTTTAGGTTCTGTCTTTGGTTTCCGTGGTGCCTCCCGTGCCGGTTGAATAATTTTGTTCACCTGCGGCTCCTGTTTCATCGCTACTGCAGCTGCTGTGACGCTAATATTGTTGTCCGCGACTTGACTGGGTGGTTTGGGTGCAGCCCTTTGCGGTTGCAGCTTCACGGGGGAAATGCTAGGTCCTTGTTTGACTGGAGAAACTTTTTGGGCAGTCTGAATTTGTCCATGCTGTGGGGGTAGTTGTTGTGGTTTCTGAGCAGCGTAAGGGTTGTGCTGGTTGTGATACGGTTTAGTGTTTTGAGCAACAGGAGATATTCTTTGATTGCCGGAATTGTACTGATGCGGGAACTGTTGCCTatactgttgctgctgttgctgttggtaCTGGGGatactgctgttgctggtgctgttgctgttgatatTGCattggttgttgttgttgtggtgGAGGTGTTTGACGGGGCGTTTGGCGAAGAGCAGATCTGGGAGGCAAATTGACCGCAGTTGGAGAAACTACTTTCTGCGATTCcatttgctgctgctgatgctgctgctgtgaCGTTATGTAACTCTGATTCAGTTGAGCGCGCTGAGATAAAGACATAGCTTGTTGCTTATGCTGCGATGTCACCGAATGGTTGGAGCCATGTGACGTTGGAGGCGATGGTGCACGTCTCTGTGGCATCATTTCGTTTGAGGCGTGACGGTTTTGCTGGAAACTGGAGCTCGAGcttgacgacgacgaccCCAACGAAACGTCCGACGATGTACTAGGGTAtttgttgatcaacgagttcGGTTGCGATCTGGCGCTGGCAGGACCACCTGTGGTCTGTTGCCCATTGATGTCTATCTCATTGTATTCCTGGTAAAACTGCAGCACCTGTATAACGGCAGCTGAGTCGTTGTTCCAATCGTCACCTGTGATCCGCGAGTGTTTCAGCAATTTCTCCCAGTTGGTGGGCATCCCGACAAAGCTGCCCGTCTCTGGATCAAACCCAACGTGTACTTTGTGCGTGAAATTTGTAGGCGACGAGACCCCACTCAGAAGCGGGCATTTCGCGAAGATGGCGTCCAGCCACGAGTGTACATCGTACTCTGTCTTTGTTGCCACATACAATGATTTCTTCGATGCTTGATCGGATGAGGAACTTGACGACCGGGGAGACCCATTCAGCCCCCCGTTCGAGAGGTTCAGTGACGTTCTTTCGTTCATGCGTACAATCTCAAAACAGTTTTGCTTCATTTGGTTTCTGCTTACACTGACTATACTGGTCAACGGAACTGAAATCAGGGGATCATCCAAATGCTTCTCATTTTTGTAAAGCGCTAGATACAGATCATTTAGTACCATGTACCTCTTCTGCCAAATAAACGATAGTATGCCGTTCTCCTTATATGAAACCCATCCTGCCTTCCTTCTCGTATCTTGCAGTGGTGATGAGATCGACCTGGATGAAACCTGTTGGCTTGAAGGGTCCGTAAACTTCGAGGCACCCAAACTCAGCTGGTTCATATACTTCGTAGTCGGCTGTGTCTGGTTGTAAGCGACAGACCCACTGGCCCGCGCAGCGGTGGGTGGCCGAGGTGCAGGCCCAATATTCTGGAAATCACTCTCCGATATCTTGttggcagcagcagataGAGACATGTCTACAATCCTTCTCCACGTGTATATTTGCAGCGACTATTGAAAGTGTTATATTAGGACACCGTTTATCGTTTTAGTTTCCGTTTATTACTCCTTTAACAGACAGGAAGTGTTGATGCGTTGTTTGACTTCCCAATGCTCGCCAATGCCAGCTTATACACGTACCCAGGACCTGATACACGCCAGTTTTGGACAGTCACCAGAGCTTCTTCGAGACTCTCTGAACGTCTATATTTCtattcttcattttttttttctagtcaaaaatttcagatCTTGAAACAGACGCGTCAGGGATTTCCTAAAAAGGAAACAATCGCcaaaaagagcaaaaacTTTCGCGTTCCGCCCTTTTGGGTAATATCACGTGATTTGGTCAGGCCCACTGTGGGGCAGGGTCTCGATGGGCAGGACAGGGCACTCGCGCTCAGAGGGGACGCTACCAGCTGCCCTTGGCGAGTGCCTGGCCCTTCGAGAACCAGTAGTCTCTCCGTGTCTGGGCGTCGACGGTTGCGCGCTTCAAGTTGGCTGCGTTGCCGGTCTCTGAGCGGGTCGGTTCCACACTGCTTCTTTCCGTGTCG
The sequence above is a segment of the Huiozyma naganishii CBS 8797 chromosome 11, complete genome genome. Coding sequences within it:
- the CLA4 gene encoding serine/threonine protein kinase CLA4 (similar to Saccharomyces cerevisiae CLA4 (YNL298W) and SKM1 (YOL113W); ancestral locus Anc_3.60) → MSLSAAANKISESDFQNIGPAPRPPTAARASGSVAYNQTQPTTKYMNQLSLGASKFTDPSSQQVSSRSISSPLQDTRRKAGWVSYKENGILSFIWQKRYMVLNDLYLALYKNEKHLDDPLISVPLTSIVSVSRNQMKQNCFEIVRMNERTSLNLSNGGLNGSPRSSSSSSDQASKKSLYVATKTEYDVHSWLDAIFAKCPLLSGVSSPTNFTHKVHVGFDPETGSFVGMPTNWEKLLKHSRITGDDWNNDSAAVIQVLQFYQEYNEIDINGQQTTGGPASARSQPNSLINKYPSTSSDVSLGSSSSSSSSSFQQNRHASNEMMPQRRAPSPPTSHGSNHSVTSQHKQQAMSLSQRAQLNQSYITSQQQHQQQQMESQKVVSPTAVNLPPRSALRQTPRQTPPPQQQQPMQYQQQQHQQQQYPQYQQQQQQQYRQQFPHQYNSGNQRISPVAQNTKPYHNQHNPYAAQKPQQLPPQHGQIQTAQKVSPVKQGPSISPVKLQPQRAAPKPPSQVADNNISVTAAAVAMKQEPQVNKIIQPAREAPRKPKTEPKKDVGVTKQKKTSKPTMSNAEVISRLRSVSINTDPSPLFQMIEKAGQGASGSVYLAERLVLPPLESRQAESDGENMKVGDKVAIKQMILSKQPRKELIVNEIHVMKDSKHKNIVNFIESYLKTEDDLWVVMEYMEGGSLTDIIENSPTNGSTHSPLTEPQIAYIVRETCQGLKFLHDKHIIHRDIKSDNVLLDTHARVKITDFGFCAKLTDQRNKRATMVGTPYWMAPEVVKQREYDEKVDVWSLGIMAIEMLESEPPYLNEDPLKALYLIATNGTPKLKYPETLSLEIKRFLSVCLCVDVRYRASTEELLHHVFFSMACEPNELTPLLDWKD